In a single window of the Gadus chalcogrammus isolate NIFS_2021 chromosome 20, NIFS_Gcha_1.0, whole genome shotgun sequence genome:
- the dgkh gene encoding diacylglycerol kinase eta isoform X4 has protein sequence MTARKGVFQPLSGSRAPESKAAIERFTDNNTVWSYPSPAQDPERESAFAAGIHANVVGVAVAGSGAADESSDSEAEQEGPQKLIRKVSTSGQIRSKTSIKEGLLLKQTSSFQRWKKRYFKLRGRTLYYAKDAKSLIFDEVDLSDASVAESSTKNVNNSFTVITPFRRLILCAENRKEMEDWISSLKSVQSREHYETAQFNVEHFSGMHNWYACSHARPTFCNVCRDSLSGVTSHGLSCEVCKFKAHKRCAVRATNNCKWTTLASIGKDIIEDEDGIAMPHQWLEGNLPVSAKCAVCDKTCGSVLRLQDWRCLWCKAMVHTACTDLYPRKCPLGQCKVSIIPPTALNSIDSDGFWKATCPPSCASPLLVFVNSKSGDNQGVKFLRRFKQLLNPAQVFDLVNGGPHLGLRLFQKFDNFRILVCGGDGSVGWVLSEIDKLNLHKQCQLGVLPLGTGNDLARVLGWGPSCDDDTQLPQILEKLERASTKMLDRWSIMTYEIKIPPKHSCPTTPEGVDDCQLHISAYEDSVAAHLTKILNSDQHSVVISSAKILCETVKDFVAKVGKAYEKTVDNTDECDSMSLKCSILNEKLDSLLQTLNGESQSRLPPLPHSTPPIVEEEREDDDDDDDDDDDGGGVEEEVSEESLTELKGKLEEEETEKGGRGVGGRGGRGRGGASLFKSKEQLMLRANSLKKAIRQIILQAEKVVDEQNAHTDDTDLSSPLDLRKDSEEENRDSEKDEDTKELEMLSSAKSPCSPTERRVSRSTQSCGSFSITPFTTSKENLPVLNTRIICPGLRAGLAASIAGSSIISKMLLANIDPFGATPFIDPDLDSLEGYMEKCVMNNYFGIGLDAKISLEFNNKREEHPEKCRSRTKNMMWYGVLGTKELLQRTYKNLEQKVQLECDGQYIPLPSLQGIAVLNIPSYAGGTNFWGGTKEDDIFCAPSFDDKILEVVAVFGSMQMAVSRVIKLQHHRIAQCRTVKITILGDEGVPIQVDGEAWIQPPGVIKIQHKNRAQMLTRDRAFENTLKSWEDKLKYDKGPLRPHLYPQQSVDLATEEEVAMVQMCARAAEELITRICEAAKTNGMLEQELAHAVNASSHAINKTHPKFPESLTRNTAIEVASTVKALHNETESLLVGRVSLQLEPPEEELLSGALQSVELELGKLGEIPWLYHILQPNDEEDHSLEYGKRNSRSSMFRIVPKFKKEKAAKKTSPQSGSGDIESGSYEENPPGN, from the exons ACCAGTATAAAGGAAGGCCTCTTGCTGAAGCAGACCAGCTCCTTCCAGCGGTGGAAGAAACGCTACTTCAAGCTAAGAGGACGGACCCTTTACTATGCCAAAGATGCCAAG TCCCTCATCTTCGACGAGGTGGACCTATCGGATGCCAGCGTTGCAGAGTCCAGCACAAAGAATGTCAACAACAGCTTCACG GTGATCACCCCGTTCCGCAGGCTCATCCTCTGCGCGGAGAACAGGAAAGAGATGGAGGACTGGATTAGCTCGCTGAAGTCGGTCCAGTCCCGGGAGCATTACGAG ACGGCACAGTTCAACGTGGAACATTTCTCAGGGATGCACAACTGGTACGCTTGCTCCCACGCACGGCCCACCTTCTGTAACGTCTGCAGGGACAGCCTGTCCGGGGTCACCTCCCACGGCCTGTCCTGCGAAG TTTGTAAATTTAAAGCCCACAAACGTTGTGCTGTACGTGCCACCAATAACTGCAAATGGACGACCCTCGCCTCAATAGGGAAGGATATCATTGAGGACGAAGATGGG ATCGCAATGCCCCATCAGTGGCTGGAAGGCAACCTGCCTGTCAGTGCCAAGTGTGCTGTGTGTGACAAGACGTGTGGGAGCGTCTTGAGGCTTCAGGACTGGCGCTGCCTCTGGTGTAAAGCCATG GTCCACACAGCGTGCACGGATCTGTACCCGCGCAAATGTCCCCTGGGCCAGTGTAAGGTCTCCATCATCCCACCCACCGCACTCAACAGTATCGACTCTGATG GCTTCTGGAAGGCCACCTGTCCCCCGTCCTGTGCCAGCCCCCTGCTGGTGTTTGTCAACTCCAAGAGCGGAGACAACCAGGGGGTGAAGTTCTTGCGCCGCTTCAAGCAGCTCCTCAACCCCGCCCAAGTCTTCGACCTGGTCAATGGTGGGCCACACCTGGG tCTGCGTCTGTTCCAGAAGTTTGATAACTTCAGGATACTGGTGTGTGGCGGGGACGGCAGTGTGGGATGGGTGCTCTCTGAGATTGACAAGCTGAACCTCCACAAACAG TGCCAGCTGGGCGTGCTCCCCCTGGGCACGGGGAACGACCTGGCGCGGGTGCTGGGCTGGGGCCCGTCCTGCGACGACGACACCCAGCTGCCCCAGATCCTGGAGAAGCTGGAGCGGGCCAGCACCAAGATGCTGGACCGCTGGAGCATCATGACCTACGAGATCAAGATCCCGCCCAAACACAGCTGCCCCACCACACCGGAGGGGGTGGACGACTGCCAG CTTCACATATCAGCCTATGAGGACTCAGTTGCTGCCCATCTCACCAAGATCCTCAACTCAGACCAGCACTCTGTGGTCATCTCCTCTGCCAA GATCCTGTGTGAGACGGTGAAGGACTTTGTTGCCAAAGTGGGCAAAGCCTATGAGAAAACTGTGGACAACACAGATGAGTGTGACAGCATGTCCCTCAAA TGTTCCATCCTGAACGAGAAGCTGGACTCCCTGCTCCAGACCCTGAACGGCGAGAGCCAGTCCCGGCTGCCCCCACTGCCCCACTCCACCCCGCCCAtcgtggaggaggagcgggaggacgacgacgacgacgatgacgacgacgacgacggaggaggagtggaggaggaggtgagcgaGGAGAGCCTGACGGAGCTCAAGGGGAagctggaagaggaggagacggagaagggCGGACGGGGAGTTGGAGGACGGGGAggtcgaggaagaggaggagcgagCCTCTTCAAGAGCAAAGAGCAGCTGATGCTGAGGGCCAACAGTCTGAAGAAGGCCATCCGCCAGATCATCCTGCAGGCGGAGAAAG TGGTGGACGAGCAGAACGCCCACACGGACGACACCGACCTGTCCTCGCCCCTGGACCTCCGCaaggacagcgaggaggagaacCGCGACAGCGAGAAGGACGAGGACACCAAGGAGCTGGAGATGCTGTCTT CTGCTAAGAGCCCGTGCTCCCCAACGGAGAGGAGGGTGAGCCGCAGCACCCAGTCCTGTGGCTCCTTCTCCATCACACCCTTCACCACCAGCAAGGAGAACCTGCCTGTACTCAACACGCGCATCATCTGCCCTG GTCTGAGGGCCGGTCTGGCCGCCTCCATAGCCGGCAGCTCCATCATCAGTAAGATGCTGTTGGCTAACATCGACCCGTTTGGAGCCACACCCTTCATCGACCCTGACCTAGACTCGCT GGAGGGTTACATGGAGAAGTGTGTGATGAACAACTACTTCGGCATAGGACTGGATGCTAAAATCTCCCTGGAGTTCAACAACAAACGAGAAGAGCACCCAGAAAAATGCAG GAGTCGCACTAAGAATATGATGTGGTACGGGGTCCTGGGCACCAAGGAGCTGCTGCAGAGAACCTACAAGAACCTGGAGCAGAAGGTCCAGCTGGAg TGTGACGGCCAGTACATCCCCCTGCCCAGCCTCCAGGGTATTGCTGTGCTGAACATCCCCAGCTACGCCGGCGGGACCAACTTCTGGGGCGGGACCAAGGAGGATGAC ATCTTCTGCGCCCCGTCCTTCGACGATAAGATCCTGGAGGTGGTGGCCGTGTTCGGCAGCATGCAAATGGCCGTGTCCCGCGTGATCAAGCTGCAGCACCACCGCATAGCACAG tgtcgCACGGTAAAGATCACCATCCTGGGCGACGAGGGAGTTCCCATCCAGGTGGACGGAGAGGCCTGGATCCAGCCTCCCGGCGTCATCAAGATCCAGCACAAGAACCGCGCCCAGATGCTCACCCGGGACAGG GCCTTTGAGAACACGCTCAAGTCCTGGGAGGACAAGCTGAAGTACGACAAGGGCCCTCTGCGGCCCCACCTCTACCCCCAGCAGTCTGTGGACCTGGCcaccgaggaggaggtggccatGGTGCAGATGTGCGCCCGCGCAGCCGAAGAGCTCATCACCAG GATTTGTGAGGCGGCCAAGACCAACGGGATGCTGGAGCAGGAGCTGGCGCACGCCGTCAACGCCTCGTCGCACGCCATCAACAAGACCCACCCCAAGTTCCCCGAG AGCCTGACCAGGAACACGGCCATCGAGGTGGCCAGCACTGTCAAGGCCCTCCACAACGAGACAGAGTCCCTGCTGGTGGGCAGGGTCTCcctg caACTGGAGCCgccagaggaggagctgctgtccGGAGCCCTGCAGAgcgtggagctggagctgggcaAGCTGGGGGAGATCCCCTGGCTCTACCATATCCTGCAGCCCAACGACGAGGAG GATCACTCTCTGGAGTATGGCAAGAGGAACAGCCGCAGCAGCATGTTCCGCATTGTGCCCAAGTTCAAGAAGGAGAAGGCCGCCAAGAAGACCAGTCCACAGTCAG
- the dgkh gene encoding diacylglycerol kinase eta isoform X5 — MTARKGVFQPLSGSRAPESKAAIERFTDNNTVWSYPSPAQDPERESAFAAGIHANVVGVAVAGSGAADESSDSEAEQEGPQKLIRKVSTSGQIRSKTSIKEGLLLKQTSSFQRWKKRYFKLRGRTLYYAKDAKSLIFDEVDLSDASVAESSTKNVNNSFTVITPFRRLILCAENRKEMEDWISSLKSVQSREHYETAQFNVEHFSGMHNWYACSHARPTFCNVCRDSLSGVTSHGLSCEVCKFKAHKRCAVRATNNCKWTTLASIGKDIIEDEDGIAMPHQWLEGNLPVSAKCAVCDKTCGSVLRLQDWRCLWCKAMVHTACTDLYPRKCPLGQCKVSIIPPTALNSIDSDGFWKATCPPSCASPLLVFVNSKSGDNQGVKFLRRFKQLLNPAQVFDLVNGGPHLGLRLFQKFDNFRILVCGGDGSVGWVLSEIDKLNLHKQCQLGVLPLGTGNDLARVLGWGPSCDDDTQLPQILEKLERASTKMLDRWSIMTYEIKIPPKHSCPTTPEGVDDCQLHISAYEDSVAAHLTKILNSDQHSVVISSAKILCETVKDFVAKVGKAYEKTVDNTDECDSMSLKCSILNEKLDSLLQTLNGESQSRLPPLPHSTPPIVEEEREDDDDDDDDDDDGGGVEEEVSEESLTELKGKLEEEETEKGGRGVGGRGGRGRGGASLFKSKEQLMLRANSLKKAIRQIILQAEKVVDEQNAHTDDTDLSSPLDLRKDSEEENRDSEKDEDTKELEMLSSAKSPCSPTERRVSRSTQSCGSFSITPFTTSKENLPVLNTRIICPGLRAGLAASIAGSSIISKMLLANIDPFGATPFIDPDLDSLEGYMEKCVMNNYFGIGLDAKISLEFNNKREEHPEKCRSRTKNMMWYGVLGTKELLQRTYKNLEQKVQLECDGQYIPLPSLQGIAVLNIPSYAGGTNFWGGTKEDDIFCAPSFDDKILEVVAVFGSMQMAVSRVIKLQHHRIAQCRTVKITILGDEGVPIQVDGEAWIQPPGVIKIQHKNRAQMLTRDRAFENTLKSWEDKLKYDKGPLRPHLYPQQSVDLATEEEVAMVQMCARAAEELITRICEAAKTNGMLEQELAHAVNASSHAINKTHPKFPESLTRNTAIEVASTVKALHNETESLLVGRVSLQLEPPEEELLSGALQSVELELGKLGEIPWLYHILQPNDEEVDCACVSGSLSGVWQEEQPQQHVPHCAQVQEGEGRQEDQSTVRIWGYRKWVI; from the exons ACCAGTATAAAGGAAGGCCTCTTGCTGAAGCAGACCAGCTCCTTCCAGCGGTGGAAGAAACGCTACTTCAAGCTAAGAGGACGGACCCTTTACTATGCCAAAGATGCCAAG TCCCTCATCTTCGACGAGGTGGACCTATCGGATGCCAGCGTTGCAGAGTCCAGCACAAAGAATGTCAACAACAGCTTCACG GTGATCACCCCGTTCCGCAGGCTCATCCTCTGCGCGGAGAACAGGAAAGAGATGGAGGACTGGATTAGCTCGCTGAAGTCGGTCCAGTCCCGGGAGCATTACGAG ACGGCACAGTTCAACGTGGAACATTTCTCAGGGATGCACAACTGGTACGCTTGCTCCCACGCACGGCCCACCTTCTGTAACGTCTGCAGGGACAGCCTGTCCGGGGTCACCTCCCACGGCCTGTCCTGCGAAG TTTGTAAATTTAAAGCCCACAAACGTTGTGCTGTACGTGCCACCAATAACTGCAAATGGACGACCCTCGCCTCAATAGGGAAGGATATCATTGAGGACGAAGATGGG ATCGCAATGCCCCATCAGTGGCTGGAAGGCAACCTGCCTGTCAGTGCCAAGTGTGCTGTGTGTGACAAGACGTGTGGGAGCGTCTTGAGGCTTCAGGACTGGCGCTGCCTCTGGTGTAAAGCCATG GTCCACACAGCGTGCACGGATCTGTACCCGCGCAAATGTCCCCTGGGCCAGTGTAAGGTCTCCATCATCCCACCCACCGCACTCAACAGTATCGACTCTGATG GCTTCTGGAAGGCCACCTGTCCCCCGTCCTGTGCCAGCCCCCTGCTGGTGTTTGTCAACTCCAAGAGCGGAGACAACCAGGGGGTGAAGTTCTTGCGCCGCTTCAAGCAGCTCCTCAACCCCGCCCAAGTCTTCGACCTGGTCAATGGTGGGCCACACCTGGG tCTGCGTCTGTTCCAGAAGTTTGATAACTTCAGGATACTGGTGTGTGGCGGGGACGGCAGTGTGGGATGGGTGCTCTCTGAGATTGACAAGCTGAACCTCCACAAACAG TGCCAGCTGGGCGTGCTCCCCCTGGGCACGGGGAACGACCTGGCGCGGGTGCTGGGCTGGGGCCCGTCCTGCGACGACGACACCCAGCTGCCCCAGATCCTGGAGAAGCTGGAGCGGGCCAGCACCAAGATGCTGGACCGCTGGAGCATCATGACCTACGAGATCAAGATCCCGCCCAAACACAGCTGCCCCACCACACCGGAGGGGGTGGACGACTGCCAG CTTCACATATCAGCCTATGAGGACTCAGTTGCTGCCCATCTCACCAAGATCCTCAACTCAGACCAGCACTCTGTGGTCATCTCCTCTGCCAA GATCCTGTGTGAGACGGTGAAGGACTTTGTTGCCAAAGTGGGCAAAGCCTATGAGAAAACTGTGGACAACACAGATGAGTGTGACAGCATGTCCCTCAAA TGTTCCATCCTGAACGAGAAGCTGGACTCCCTGCTCCAGACCCTGAACGGCGAGAGCCAGTCCCGGCTGCCCCCACTGCCCCACTCCACCCCGCCCAtcgtggaggaggagcgggaggacgacgacgacgacgatgacgacgacgacgacggaggaggagtggaggaggaggtgagcgaGGAGAGCCTGACGGAGCTCAAGGGGAagctggaagaggaggagacggagaagggCGGACGGGGAGTTGGAGGACGGGGAggtcgaggaagaggaggagcgagCCTCTTCAAGAGCAAAGAGCAGCTGATGCTGAGGGCCAACAGTCTGAAGAAGGCCATCCGCCAGATCATCCTGCAGGCGGAGAAAG TGGTGGACGAGCAGAACGCCCACACGGACGACACCGACCTGTCCTCGCCCCTGGACCTCCGCaaggacagcgaggaggagaacCGCGACAGCGAGAAGGACGAGGACACCAAGGAGCTGGAGATGCTGTCTT CTGCTAAGAGCCCGTGCTCCCCAACGGAGAGGAGGGTGAGCCGCAGCACCCAGTCCTGTGGCTCCTTCTCCATCACACCCTTCACCACCAGCAAGGAGAACCTGCCTGTACTCAACACGCGCATCATCTGCCCTG GTCTGAGGGCCGGTCTGGCCGCCTCCATAGCCGGCAGCTCCATCATCAGTAAGATGCTGTTGGCTAACATCGACCCGTTTGGAGCCACACCCTTCATCGACCCTGACCTAGACTCGCT GGAGGGTTACATGGAGAAGTGTGTGATGAACAACTACTTCGGCATAGGACTGGATGCTAAAATCTCCCTGGAGTTCAACAACAAACGAGAAGAGCACCCAGAAAAATGCAG GAGTCGCACTAAGAATATGATGTGGTACGGGGTCCTGGGCACCAAGGAGCTGCTGCAGAGAACCTACAAGAACCTGGAGCAGAAGGTCCAGCTGGAg TGTGACGGCCAGTACATCCCCCTGCCCAGCCTCCAGGGTATTGCTGTGCTGAACATCCCCAGCTACGCCGGCGGGACCAACTTCTGGGGCGGGACCAAGGAGGATGAC ATCTTCTGCGCCCCGTCCTTCGACGATAAGATCCTGGAGGTGGTGGCCGTGTTCGGCAGCATGCAAATGGCCGTGTCCCGCGTGATCAAGCTGCAGCACCACCGCATAGCACAG tgtcgCACGGTAAAGATCACCATCCTGGGCGACGAGGGAGTTCCCATCCAGGTGGACGGAGAGGCCTGGATCCAGCCTCCCGGCGTCATCAAGATCCAGCACAAGAACCGCGCCCAGATGCTCACCCGGGACAGG GCCTTTGAGAACACGCTCAAGTCCTGGGAGGACAAGCTGAAGTACGACAAGGGCCCTCTGCGGCCCCACCTCTACCCCCAGCAGTCTGTGGACCTGGCcaccgaggaggaggtggccatGGTGCAGATGTGCGCCCGCGCAGCCGAAGAGCTCATCACCAG GATTTGTGAGGCGGCCAAGACCAACGGGATGCTGGAGCAGGAGCTGGCGCACGCCGTCAACGCCTCGTCGCACGCCATCAACAAGACCCACCCCAAGTTCCCCGAG AGCCTGACCAGGAACACGGCCATCGAGGTGGCCAGCACTGTCAAGGCCCTCCACAACGAGACAGAGTCCCTGCTGGTGGGCAGGGTCTCcctg caACTGGAGCCgccagaggaggagctgctgtccGGAGCCCTGCAGAgcgtggagctggagctgggcaAGCTGGGGGAGATCCCCTGGCTCTACCATATCCTGCAGCCCAACGACGAGGAG GTtgactgtgcttgtgtgtcagGATCACTCTCTGGAGTATGGCAAGAGGAACAGCCGCAGCAGCATGTTCCGCATTGTGCCCAAGTTCAAGAAGGAGAAGGCCGCCAAGAAGACCAGTCCACAGTCAG
- the dgkh gene encoding diacylglycerol kinase eta isoform X6, whose amino-acid sequence MFECRKTSIKEGLLLKQTSSFQRWKKRYFKLRGRTLYYAKDAKSLIFDEVDLSDASVAESSTKNVNNSFTVITPFRRLILCAENRKEMEDWISSLKSVQSREHYETAQFNVEHFSGMHNWYACSHARPTFCNVCRDSLSGVTSHGLSCEVCKFKAHKRCAVRATNNCKWTTLASIGKDIIEDEDGIAMPHQWLEGNLPVSAKCAVCDKTCGSVLRLQDWRCLWCKAMVHTACTDLYPRKCPLGQCKVSIIPPTALNSIDSDGFWKATCPPSCASPLLVFVNSKSGDNQGVKFLRRFKQLLNPAQVFDLVNGGPHLGLRLFQKFDNFRILVCGGDGSVGWVLSEIDKLNLHKQCQLGVLPLGTGNDLARVLGWGPSCDDDTQLPQILEKLERASTKMLDRWSIMTYEIKIPPKHSCPTTPEGVDDCQLHISAYEDSVAAHLTKILNSDQHSVVISSAKILCETVKDFVAKVGKAYEKTVDNTDECDSMSLKCSILNEKLDSLLQTLNGESQSRLPPLPHSTPPIVEEEREDDDDDDDDDDDGGGVEEEVSEESLTELKGKLEEEETEKGGRGVGGRGGRGRGGASLFKSKEQLMLRANSLKKAIRQIILQAEKVVDEQNAHTDDTDLSSPLDLRKDSEEENRDSEKDEDTKELEMLSSAKSPCSPTERRVSRSTQSCGSFSITPFTTSKENLPVLNTRIICPGLRAGLAASIAGSSIISKMLLANIDPFGATPFIDPDLDSLEGYMEKCVMNNYFGIGLDAKISLEFNNKREEHPEKCRSRTKNMMWYGVLGTKELLQRTYKNLEQKVQLECDGQYIPLPSLQGIAVLNIPSYAGGTNFWGGTKEDDIFCAPSFDDKILEVVAVFGSMQMAVSRVIKLQHHRIAQCRTVKITILGDEGVPIQVDGEAWIQPPGVIKIQHKNRAQMLTRDRAFENTLKSWEDKLKYDKGPLRPHLYPQQSVDLATEEEVAMVQMCARAAEELITRICEAAKTNGMLEQELAHAVNASSHAINKTHPKFPESLTRNTAIEVASTVKALHNETESLLVGRVSLQLEPPEEELLSGALQSVELELGKLGEIPWLYHILQPNDEEDHSLEYGKRNSRSSMFRIVPKFKKEKAAKKTSPQSVERWGTEDVGVWLEQLSLGEYRDIFTRHDIRGSELLHLERRDLKDLGISKVGHMKRILQGTKDLAKSAMVDL is encoded by the exons ACCAGTATAAAGGAAGGCCTCTTGCTGAAGCAGACCAGCTCCTTCCAGCGGTGGAAGAAACGCTACTTCAAGCTAAGAGGACGGACCCTTTACTATGCCAAAGATGCCAAG TCCCTCATCTTCGACGAGGTGGACCTATCGGATGCCAGCGTTGCAGAGTCCAGCACAAAGAATGTCAACAACAGCTTCACG GTGATCACCCCGTTCCGCAGGCTCATCCTCTGCGCGGAGAACAGGAAAGAGATGGAGGACTGGATTAGCTCGCTGAAGTCGGTCCAGTCCCGGGAGCATTACGAG ACGGCACAGTTCAACGTGGAACATTTCTCAGGGATGCACAACTGGTACGCTTGCTCCCACGCACGGCCCACCTTCTGTAACGTCTGCAGGGACAGCCTGTCCGGGGTCACCTCCCACGGCCTGTCCTGCGAAG TTTGTAAATTTAAAGCCCACAAACGTTGTGCTGTACGTGCCACCAATAACTGCAAATGGACGACCCTCGCCTCAATAGGGAAGGATATCATTGAGGACGAAGATGGG ATCGCAATGCCCCATCAGTGGCTGGAAGGCAACCTGCCTGTCAGTGCCAAGTGTGCTGTGTGTGACAAGACGTGTGGGAGCGTCTTGAGGCTTCAGGACTGGCGCTGCCTCTGGTGTAAAGCCATG GTCCACACAGCGTGCACGGATCTGTACCCGCGCAAATGTCCCCTGGGCCAGTGTAAGGTCTCCATCATCCCACCCACCGCACTCAACAGTATCGACTCTGATG GCTTCTGGAAGGCCACCTGTCCCCCGTCCTGTGCCAGCCCCCTGCTGGTGTTTGTCAACTCCAAGAGCGGAGACAACCAGGGGGTGAAGTTCTTGCGCCGCTTCAAGCAGCTCCTCAACCCCGCCCAAGTCTTCGACCTGGTCAATGGTGGGCCACACCTGGG tCTGCGTCTGTTCCAGAAGTTTGATAACTTCAGGATACTGGTGTGTGGCGGGGACGGCAGTGTGGGATGGGTGCTCTCTGAGATTGACAAGCTGAACCTCCACAAACAG TGCCAGCTGGGCGTGCTCCCCCTGGGCACGGGGAACGACCTGGCGCGGGTGCTGGGCTGGGGCCCGTCCTGCGACGACGACACCCAGCTGCCCCAGATCCTGGAGAAGCTGGAGCGGGCCAGCACCAAGATGCTGGACCGCTGGAGCATCATGACCTACGAGATCAAGATCCCGCCCAAACACAGCTGCCCCACCACACCGGAGGGGGTGGACGACTGCCAG CTTCACATATCAGCCTATGAGGACTCAGTTGCTGCCCATCTCACCAAGATCCTCAACTCAGACCAGCACTCTGTGGTCATCTCCTCTGCCAA GATCCTGTGTGAGACGGTGAAGGACTTTGTTGCCAAAGTGGGCAAAGCCTATGAGAAAACTGTGGACAACACAGATGAGTGTGACAGCATGTCCCTCAAA TGTTCCATCCTGAACGAGAAGCTGGACTCCCTGCTCCAGACCCTGAACGGCGAGAGCCAGTCCCGGCTGCCCCCACTGCCCCACTCCACCCCGCCCAtcgtggaggaggagcgggaggacgacgacgacgacgatgacgacgacgacgacggaggaggagtggaggaggaggtgagcgaGGAGAGCCTGACGGAGCTCAAGGGGAagctggaagaggaggagacggagaagggCGGACGGGGAGTTGGAGGACGGGGAggtcgaggaagaggaggagcgagCCTCTTCAAGAGCAAAGAGCAGCTGATGCTGAGGGCCAACAGTCTGAAGAAGGCCATCCGCCAGATCATCCTGCAGGCGGAGAAAG TGGTGGACGAGCAGAACGCCCACACGGACGACACCGACCTGTCCTCGCCCCTGGACCTCCGCaaggacagcgaggaggagaacCGCGACAGCGAGAAGGACGAGGACACCAAGGAGCTGGAGATGCTGTCTT CTGCTAAGAGCCCGTGCTCCCCAACGGAGAGGAGGGTGAGCCGCAGCACCCAGTCCTGTGGCTCCTTCTCCATCACACCCTTCACCACCAGCAAGGAGAACCTGCCTGTACTCAACACGCGCATCATCTGCCCTG GTCTGAGGGCCGGTCTGGCCGCCTCCATAGCCGGCAGCTCCATCATCAGTAAGATGCTGTTGGCTAACATCGACCCGTTTGGAGCCACACCCTTCATCGACCCTGACCTAGACTCGCT GGAGGGTTACATGGAGAAGTGTGTGATGAACAACTACTTCGGCATAGGACTGGATGCTAAAATCTCCCTGGAGTTCAACAACAAACGAGAAGAGCACCCAGAAAAATGCAG GAGTCGCACTAAGAATATGATGTGGTACGGGGTCCTGGGCACCAAGGAGCTGCTGCAGAGAACCTACAAGAACCTGGAGCAGAAGGTCCAGCTGGAg TGTGACGGCCAGTACATCCCCCTGCCCAGCCTCCAGGGTATTGCTGTGCTGAACATCCCCAGCTACGCCGGCGGGACCAACTTCTGGGGCGGGACCAAGGAGGATGAC ATCTTCTGCGCCCCGTCCTTCGACGATAAGATCCTGGAGGTGGTGGCCGTGTTCGGCAGCATGCAAATGGCCGTGTCCCGCGTGATCAAGCTGCAGCACCACCGCATAGCACAG tgtcgCACGGTAAAGATCACCATCCTGGGCGACGAGGGAGTTCCCATCCAGGTGGACGGAGAGGCCTGGATCCAGCCTCCCGGCGTCATCAAGATCCAGCACAAGAACCGCGCCCAGATGCTCACCCGGGACAGG GCCTTTGAGAACACGCTCAAGTCCTGGGAGGACAAGCTGAAGTACGACAAGGGCCCTCTGCGGCCCCACCTCTACCCCCAGCAGTCTGTGGACCTGGCcaccgaggaggaggtggccatGGTGCAGATGTGCGCCCGCGCAGCCGAAGAGCTCATCACCAG GATTTGTGAGGCGGCCAAGACCAACGGGATGCTGGAGCAGGAGCTGGCGCACGCCGTCAACGCCTCGTCGCACGCCATCAACAAGACCCACCCCAAGTTCCCCGAG AGCCTGACCAGGAACACGGCCATCGAGGTGGCCAGCACTGTCAAGGCCCTCCACAACGAGACAGAGTCCCTGCTGGTGGGCAGGGTCTCcctg caACTGGAGCCgccagaggaggagctgctgtccGGAGCCCTGCAGAgcgtggagctggagctgggcaAGCTGGGGGAGATCCCCTGGCTCTACCATATCCTGCAGCCCAACGACGAGGAG GATCACTCTCTGGAGTATGGCAAGAGGAACAGCCGCAGCAGCATGTTCCGCATTGTGCCCAAGTTCAAGAAGGAGAAGGCCGCCAAGAAGACCAGTCCACAGTCAG